One genomic region from Euzebya tangerina encodes:
- a CDS encoding AzlD domain-containing protein — protein MTTSIWIITIAGGVITFLLRFSFLGLADRADQVSPQVREALRMIPAAALAALVAPAVLRAGPDGALDLLNPRVVAAGVALLVMWKTRHVVLTLTVGLGLLVGLQQVGWT, from the coding sequence GTGACGACCTCGATCTGGATCATCACCATCGCAGGTGGGGTGATCACGTTTCTGCTGCGGTTCTCCTTCCTCGGCCTGGCCGACCGGGCCGACCAGGTCTCCCCGCAAGTCCGTGAGGCACTCCGAATGATCCCCGCGGCGGCACTGGCGGCCCTGGTGGCTCCCGCGGTCCTGCGAGCCGGGCCGGACGGCGCGTTGGACCTGCTGAACCCGAGGGTCGTGGCCGCCGGTGTGGCGCTGCTGGTGATGTGGAAGACCCGGCACGTCGTCCTGACCCTCACCGTAGGCCTGGGTCTTCTGGTCGGGTTACAGCAGGTGGGGTGGACGTGA
- a CDS encoding AzlC family ABC transporter permease has protein sequence MAPIILGMIPFGLIAGIASVEVGMPAWGAGAFSAIIFAGAAQLAALDLLAGDAGPLVVIGTIAIINTRFVMYSASLAVRFDGEPLWRRVLMSYFLTDQAYVVTITKLDAQPSYRPRLAFYLGGALSLWSAWQVSTLVGAVAGAIIPDSVPLAFAFPLVFIALMVPAIVDRATLSAALSSGVVAVAAADLPANLGLLAAAGTGITVGYLASRRAGGETG, from the coding sequence ATGGCTCCGATCATCCTGGGCATGATCCCGTTCGGCCTGATCGCGGGTATCGCCTCGGTCGAGGTCGGCATGCCGGCGTGGGGGGCCGGGGCCTTCTCGGCGATCATCTTCGCCGGCGCCGCCCAACTCGCGGCGCTCGATCTTCTTGCTGGCGACGCCGGCCCGCTGGTCGTGATCGGCACGATCGCGATCATCAACACCCGCTTCGTGATGTACTCGGCCAGTCTCGCGGTGCGATTCGACGGTGAGCCGCTGTGGCGGCGGGTCCTGATGAGCTACTTCCTGACCGACCAGGCCTACGTCGTGACGATCACGAAACTGGACGCCCAGCCTTCCTATCGACCTCGACTGGCTTTCTACCTGGGCGGCGCGCTGTCCCTGTGGAGTGCCTGGCAGGTCTCCACCCTCGTCGGCGCCGTGGCTGGTGCGATCATCCCGGACTCGGTGCCGCTGGCGTTCGCCTTCCCCCTGGTGTTCATCGCCCTGATGGTTCCGGCCATCGTCGACCGGGCGACCCTGTCGGCGGCACTCAGCAGCGGCGTGGTGGCGGTGGCGGCAGCGGATCTGCCGGCGAACCTCGGACTGCTGGCGGCCGCCGGCACCGGCATCACGGTGGGGTACCTGGCGTCGCGGCGCGCCGGGGGTGAAACCGGGTGA